Proteins encoded together in one Triticum dicoccoides isolate Atlit2015 ecotype Zavitan chromosome 7B, WEW_v2.0, whole genome shotgun sequence window:
- the LOC119335505 gene encoding cell division cycle-associated protein 7-like encodes MSKKGTNGEESMVVSAQMRKAKRGPPRKRNPCPGIRRVGGRIYDPENGKTCHQCRQKTTDFAMACTQPRKKGLCPIHFCHNCLSNRYGEDAEDMTKEAGWTCPKCRGICNCSLCRKKKGETPTGTLARAAKVLGHSSVHDLLINSSEMVAAAQTLSSFPKKIKKV; translated from the exons ATGTCAAAGAAAGGCACCAACGGTGAGGAGAGCATGGTCGTGTCGGCGCAGATGAGAAAGGCCAAGCGAGGCCCTCCCCGAAAGCGCAACCCGTGCCCCGGAATCCGCCGCGTCGGCGGCCGGATCTATGACCCGGAGAACGGGAAGACCTGCCACCAG TGTCGCCAGAAGACAACGGACTTCGCGATGGCTTGCACGCAGCCTCGGAAGAAGGGGCTTTGTCCAATCCACTTCTGCCACAACTGCTTGTCCAACAG GTATGGTGAGGATGCCGAGGACATGACCAAGGAGGCGGGCTGGACCTGCCCCAAATGCAGGGGCATCTGCAACTGCAGCTTGTGCAG AAAGAAGAAAGGGGAGACCCCTACTGGAACACTGGCCCGTGCCGCCAAGGTGTTAGGGCACTCATCCGTCCATGATCTGCTGATAAATAGCTCCGAAATGGTGGCTGCTGCACAGACGTTGTCTTCATTCCCTAAGAAGATCAAGAAGGTATAA